Part of the Impatiens glandulifera chromosome 8, dImpGla2.1, whole genome shotgun sequence genome is shown below.
gcggagacatgttatccgattggtgatgaagagaattgggatcttcccgatattatcaaacaacgcgtgTGTCAAAAACCACCTGTGAAGGTTAAAAGGTCGGCCACAAACTAAACGTAGGACATCCcaaggtgaggtccgtaaggtcccgagacgatgcagttcatgtgcaggtctaggacataatagagcaacatgcaaagcagtgatgcctgcaccgtcTACCGCAAGAGCAAGAGCATCATCTCAGCAGTAtgagccctcatcatctcagcagcatgtgccctcatcatctcagcagaatgagccatcatcatctcaactgtACGAGCCCTCATCTCAGCTctacgagccatcatctcaatcTTACGAGCCATTAGCTTAGAATGAACTTGTTAGTGTTGTGTtgtggtgttaatgttgtttttgtagaCTTATTACCAAGTGTCTTGTGTGGAGgtattaatgttgtttttgcaTCAAAGATTCAAGGATTCAGTAAAGTGTATTGTAACAAGGATTCATTGAATGTTGTTTTCTGGTGTTTGTGTAGTTTTCTGGTGAATGTAATACATGGACAGGGTTTTTGTACCAAGTGTTTTTGTAGAcccagctgcttgacgcagctgcttgacgaaactgcttgacgcagctgcttgacgaaattgcttgacgcagctgcttgacgaaacatGGTTTACATTAGTGCAGAACCTATTACATTAGACATGGTTTATATAACTGTGTACTTAAGgcattaaattaattacaataacatatatatcattaacaacgtttgatatcattaaatcaaccatattacaaaggtttgagattaacattacaaaaatttgatatcagtataaaagtttcataaataaccTATGGATCTACAAGTCCATGAAATAACCtcactgcccacttttctctccaAGCTTTCATCTCATTTGAGGTCACTTCTGCTAGATTCAGACCTGCAGTCATGTACTCAATATACATTAGTACAAATACACCACAATCTCCACTCTTAGTTGCTTTGGGAACTTGACTCTGGAAGTCTTGTGTATGGCAAAACGGAATCAAGGTTGAGCAGAGGAAATCTTTGTTTATCTTCAAGAGGCAATGCCTTGTCAAATATAACCGGAATCATTTCGCACATCGGTAGCACAAACTCATCAAGATTAGCATAACATCCAGGATCGCAGTCATATACGTCTACGCGCCATTGCTGTAGACGGACAACACAAAGTATCCAGTGGACGTCTTTGATGttcaaaggaatatatatatcatcgcaTACTTTCCAACTATTCCTATAGTTGCTTTCATTGCCCAAGAAGTATTCGAAAAAGTTTTCAATGTCAAACTCAATACGACTTTTCTTAAACGCAGGGTACTCAGCAGTGAACCTGGTATGGAGCCAACAATCTCCAATAAAGAAGTTCTTCTTATATGTCTTTGGATATACCCAAGCGCTTCTTCTCAGAATGAAGCAACCTGCATCGATTTCCTACACAagagaaaaacatttaaaatacaatctgcaaatctaaaattattctaacatgAATATTACTTACATCATTAGTCAGCCAGGTGAACCTTTTTAGCATTCGGCGAAATAATTCCTTATCACCTAATATAGTATGGAGCTCAATTTTTGTGTTGTCAGTTTTtggatctttaagccatgtttgcaattgatgaagaagttgatcGTCATATTTTAGAAGTGGATTGACGGTGATAGGATCTTTTAACTTGGGATGTTTCAGATTGGGGTCGGTGAAATCTGGATCATTCTTCGGCCTCCTATTCCTTCTCGTGACCAATATGACTTTcttaggaagaggaggaggagtatTCACTATTTCCAGTTCATCTTCGTCATTTTCGTCTTTCTTCTTCCCAACCTTCTTCCCCACCTTCTTCTGAAAAGTCTTTTGTATAGGCTTTCtcttcacttcttctttcttctccacttcttctttcttctccccttcttcttcaatctccccttcttcaatctccacttcttctttcttctccccttcttcaatctccacttcttctttctcattctcAACAACGGCCTCTTTCTCGACAACATTCTCATTCTCGACAACAGCCTCATGAATAACGTTCTCTATCGGCGGATCCTCAacattctcattctcaatctTCTTCTGCTCCAATTCAACATTGTCTTGCAAAATGGCTCCATTATTAACCTTCTCATTCTCCTTTTGctcctcttcttcatcgagaatgtcattcagaccaatggcattctcctcttcttcgtcacgaatgtcattctgcttttcttcctcttcttcaacaCGAATGTCATTctgcttttcttcctcttcttcgtcaCGAATGTCATTCAGATCGATGTCATTCTCCTTCTGCTTCTGCTACAAAAGTGAAAAGAATTTAAATTCAggatgcgtcaagcagctgcgtcaagcagctgcatcaagcagctgcgtcaagcagcggCGTCAAGCAGCGGCGTCAAGACATAAAGTAGTAAAAAACAGAAAGCTCTAACAGAATTACCTGGTTGGTGACATGGCTGGCGAACTGGTTGCTTAGACTGAGAATCATCTTTTCAAACCTCATAAAGtagttttgttgattcaatttgatgtctcttatgtctctcttgatctcttcgacatctttctttatctcttcgacatccttctttaTCACTTCGACATCCTTTATCTGAACATGAGATGCCGGTGCCGGTTCACGTGCAGATGATGATGGAGGTGTTGAAGTTGCGGATGGGGGACTCATGTTACGCAGGCTATGACGCTTGATGGCTACTTTGCTGGGGGGgatatatcatcatattcaacattcctcttcctcttggaaggttggacagtagtaggttcttcatcaacatcttcatcatcatcatcttcagcaacatcttcatcagcctttctctttttttccccatcagtaactccctcaaacaaatcatcgaATGAATTGTTAATGTGTTCAAAATCCTTCCCACTGTACAAACTCGTCTCCtcggaggactcttccatcttagAAAACACAGCGCTGTTAAAGGCAGATTGTACCTCCTGAAATGTATTCTTCCTTTTGGATTGATACAACAGTATCCTTGGGCGAAAAGGGCCATCAACGTCTTTCCTTGTGGCGAATTTAGGGACCAAGTTTTGAATGATCTCATAGATCCACACTTGTAGTGCTAGTACAAACTCATACACGTTATAAGCAAAAGAATTAGTAACTCCACTCCCTTTCCTGGACATATATACGGACCTGTGGTGTTTCATGTCCTGGTCAAGACCCCTCATGGTGAATCTAAAGGACaccttcccccatggaaatcggaggaaatcttcaacatcttcaaccatatggatgattttgagatttaaaagcCGTTTTGGGTCATATGAGAAGAGGTACTGGTTAATCAAGCAGATCAACCCGATCTTCCATGCGTCTTCCTTATCGGTGCATTTCATGAAAATAGATTCCAAATCCATCATTCGAATTGACGTAttacttttgaaatattttatcagcaagggtggacaacctcggcattcatCTTTGTATTCAGGCAATCTATCGAAGTTGAGGCCTGTAATCAATGCGTACTCTTTCAGACCAAAAGTATATTCCTCCCCATTAaagttgaaaatcatcctattcAAATTGGCCTTCACCTTCCGAACCAGCAACTGATGTAAAATGGTCCCTGAGAACAACAAGTCTGGGACTCCTCTcaataaatactgaaattgGGAATTTAGAGCCCTCTTCATAAGACCCAGCGCTTCAAACCTATCAGATACTTTTTTCAAGGCTAGGACAGATTTCAATGAAATCCTACCAGGAAAATCATAAACCGTGaagtctgccatctacaaaagggaaaacaaaaacaacaatgtttgtgaaaacatttcacaacaaatataaacaaacgagaagaaaagcaaccgtcaaaatagctagaaacaactgtcagatgcttgacgcagctgcttgacgcaacCGCAAGAAGCAACCCAACCGATAAACcgtgcatgaaccatttgaaatcaagaagcaTCCTACCCTACCCTAAtccctaacataaaacatgcatgaaccgtTTGAAAGCAGGAAGCAAcctaccctaaaaccctaacataaaacatgcatgaactatttgaaagcaagaagcaaccctaaaaacctaacataaaacatgcatgaaccatttgcaagcatgaagcaaccctaaaccctaacataaaccatgaatgaaccatttgcaaacaagaagcaaccaaccctaaaacctaacatgaacataaacaaacataactaaaactaacctcatgaagtcaatgaatgaacgagaagatgaagacgaagacgagcaggaagagacgtagaggcaggtgcgtcgtcgggtgcgagagagagagagagcatgaatagtggtcgaggcttatttgggtttttatataaaataaaaataaatgtgacgcatcgtatcctacttgacgcatccgagttgacgcatcggagttgacgcatcggagttgacgcatcggagttgacgcatccgagttgatgcatccgagttgacgcatcggagttgacgcatccatgttgacgcatccatgttgacgcatccatcttgacgcatccatcttgacgcatccatcttgacgcatccatcttgacgcatcctacgtgacgcatcctaccaaacaaacaacctgcattcaacgaatcagcGAATCAATGAGGAACGTTCTGTAAAGGAAATATACACGAACTGAATAGGAAATCGAAACAAACAataacgaaataaacacaaaatatagtggaatggtcgaATGAAATGTCAATTTGTTCGAAATCCTAAGCGCTGTGCAAACTCGTCTCCATTGGATGTTCTTCGAAGCTATAGGTCGTTGAATATGGTGCCATGGTCgacggtgcctcttcgattcGTTCTTCATCgctgaaaaagaagagaaaatctcCTCCGCCACCATTAGGGTTTCACGGCGGAGCGGAGAAGACGGGGAAGAAAGGGgctggatgagagagaaaatgaaacgaaaatgaaaaaaaaataagtctttatagggttcagggtgcgtcacgcatctggagggtgcgtcacgcatctggagggtgcgtgacgcatgagtaaaatggtcattaaaaaatttgggggtcaccagcgctataaaaattagTGGCCCGCACCATCGGCTATTAGCCCCctttttggggtcatttcctcaaatttcccggCTGAATATTCACAAGTCCATTAGAAGATTTATACCCACAAAGTGATATATGATTTGAAAACTTGTTAAcccttattttaattattttcaatttttattattaaacttgtttttcctttattttatttttttctattttaacatCTCTATTCAATAATGTTTTAGAAAACATATGTACAAATAGAATACCTcattaatgataaataatagAATGAATAGACTGACATAGTTATAAGTAATGCAAGAAAACAAAAGTTgtcatagaaaaaataaaattaattatattaatttatgtttaagttaataatataagaatttaCTCATTTTAGCATGTGAACTCAACCctacattattaaaaaaaataaaaaataataaagaatccAAGGGAAAagcaaaaaattaaaaaattaaaaaaataataataataataataataataatttgtgagTTATCAACGGCGTGATAATTGTTGACGTTTGTACCAGCGAAGCCACGTGTGGCAGCTCAAAGGTGGGTCCCACCCTCCAACTCCTTATAAGATATTTCTAAgatgcttttattttattttattttattaataatacatttaaatttataaaatatctctttcaatttttatatttgttcttAATTaggtctatttttttttttttataaattatcatattatttgaagaaaaaaatgtaaatagttataaatataactttCGATTATCGTATTCATATTACTATTATATTAGAATGTTTTCTAATATTATGCTTAGAAAAATTAATAGAGTTTGTAGagaagttatattttttttttgagaatttaaattttttataatttattatgttttttttatttatttttttcattatataatttgatattgtgtttaaacaatttttttattatttataatataacatttaaaaataaaataatatatatatataataaaacaatttggtagattttgaaaatcaaataatcCCTAGTAAGTAGTAACCATCAactttaaattaagtaaatgattctaaataataaataatttatttatcaaatcaatacaatcacaatttaataatatattattaagatagtCAAATTATATGAAGATGCCAAGCATATATgtcgttttatttttttattgcaaTTCTCTTCTATGTGGATGTCACGATATTAATTATCTcaattgtttatattaaattatgtcttttctaatttgttgtgaatttaatagttttataatattaattatctaaaatcaTACTTATAtagtgtttttaataaaaacacaatTAGTTTTTagaacttattttattaatagaaTTTAAATTACTTGACTTTTGACTTTAATGTACTTATTAATTTGTTGATAagagaattgattttttttaatgttcttataaaattataacattaaaagttatatttgtGAAAATTTGATATTGTGAAGATTACAtaccattatttttaattaaaaataaaagatccaaaccctcatttatataatttttattaattctacACATTTAcctaaatattaaatcaaataaaccaCCATCTTATATCTTTATTAAGTTTaaccttaaaaataaataattccaGGACTCATACAACTATTCAAAAAGTATAATGGTTATCTTAGATATAGTTAAAACTTCAGGGGCATAagttttgttatttcatttcattttaatttttttttttttatatttgtaaactcatatatatttatacaagttgaatcaaatcattcaaattcataaaattatctATCGAAAGACAACTGTCCACTCCCCGACAACCCTTTTTTTGTTCGGCTGTATGTTTATTTTTGTCTACAATTATTTGCattaatacaatttattataaaaaaatatatatatcatatacaactagaaaatatattaaaataaaaactaaattcttatttattcTATACAACTtgatttatcttaaaaaaattataaccaaTTTtagtatcaattttttttatagggaAGTCTATTACTTAAGTAGATAGTAATTAATACTATCACAACAATTCATAAgataatttattactttaataTGGTGATTTAGATAAAAATTGAGCATAACTTTaagatgttaataaaaaaaattatttatttatattttaataattaaaattgatatgtTATAGAAaggattaattttatttttgttttgcttGTTTTTGATTtcttacacaaaaaaaaaaaaaaaaaaaaatttaccaCTTTAATTACTTAAACCTTAGTGGAGATGGAGACTAAAAATTAAGTTaacaactaaaattataatattatttgttaagagtaaattattattttttttttgtttaacttAGATTGATATTAATAGTAACTCTTATTAGTTTAaataggaaaaaagctcacttgacgtatgtacttgtacaactagttTATTTAGACATTTAGacatatgtactaataaaagatcatttaaacatatatactaTCAAAAAATTgtctcatttagcctcttttaataaccatggttaacttttatttttaaatttatatatttattaattaaatattaatatattttctcttttttctttttcatttattatttcatttattactaataaatgaatattttatttttatcttatttataattttttattatttctatatgagtatttatgattgattattttaatttaattttatatatatataagcattcatcattaattattttaactctatatttcttcttcttgtttatatatttttttttatattcacattaattattaattattttaaaattgtttatcccaataattgaatataataatgaaaattatttcaacaataaaaattctttaacacaaaaataaataaattaataattaagaattgaataataataaaaactcattcatcaaacactaaTATAAGacaaaaacaattcatttactactaatataagtcgtgaataaaaattaaataaaaaattattaatttcattttatttatattaaactaaataagaaaaaactcttttttatttttattatattaaattaaataaaaaaaatctttcaaaaaatattacagtaaaacataaaattcataaataagttgttaaattttaaaagaaaataaaaatttaaaaaatatgagaaataaaaattaataaaaaaaatgaaatataaaagagaaattaatattaaaataataaaaaaatttaagattaaaataaattacctagtttaattaatgaaaaagaaggagagaaaaaatatattaatatttaattaataaatatataaatttaaaagtaaaagttaaccatggttattaaaagaggctaaatgagccaattttgatagtacatatatttaaagatcttttattagtacatacgtctaaatgagctagtttaaatgatttagttgTACttgtacatacgtctaagtgaactTTTTTCCGTTTAAATATGTTATAGTAGGTTTAGTGCTTGAAAATATACTTTTCTCTTTACTTAGcctatttataacattttttcacataAGTTTAATTAAGGAAACAAATGAGTAAAATCGAATTCAAGTTAGTTGGAGTCGAGCTCGATTAAGTATtgattagctcgactcgaacgactttataaatttgagctctaattcgactcgactatttatcTACAAACTTGTCTCgacttgaaaatttgaataaaattaaatttttaaatatttgtgtagaaaaaatattaattttaaattttaatattaaaaaaatatatattatttattattaggctcgaaaaagcaaTCATACAAAATTTGACCAAGCAAGATCAATAAGTCTTCGAGTAAGTatttatatgagctcgagctcaacTCGAACTTCgtcaaagtcaaactcaagtCGATTTTTGACTGAGCGGCTCACGAGCAACTCAATTCcgcttaaatttaattaatgcgGAATTTTCTATGATTTCTATCGGaattaaatctaataaaataattattatcaaccaaattttatatattacgatttttaaaaaaatataataaaattatattaatttttttgtagtaatttttaatgtaatttacATGTATTTTATAATCTCCTTCCAATCTTGAAGGGCACAATTCTTaccaaaatttcttaaaaattacttttcttgtaatttatgctctcaattattataaattgtaatatatgtttTCAATCTAACTTCACTAAAATCATTTTAGtgtttaaaaatatcaaatattactCTATATACCTAAATaacataattacaaaataaatagaaatcGGTCAAGCCCATAAATGTAGGACCGGAGAAAAAAACCGGCATGTTTAGCTGGATGATTCTCAGGCGTTTATCTGATCCGATCAGATCCGTTAATTAGCAAACCAACGTCTATCTTCATCTCtctctataatatatatatatatatatatatatatatatatatatatatatatctcattCTATCATTCATCTACGGCCAGACAGACACCATCCTCGGATTTTTGTCCAAACAAGAAACACCAAGTTCATAGGTAATTAGTCTGTCAAACTTGTGTTAATaaattcatcatcttcttcttcttgttctgaTTATGTTCTGCTTTTTATTCAATCTTATAGCTTATAATTAAGGAAGATCATCATCATGGGTTACTGGAAAACAAAGGTTGAACCTTTACTAAAGAAAGTCTTCGACAAAAACACTCCAAAGAAACTCGCCGCTTCTGAAGCTGCCAAAGCCTTCGATGATTCCAAGGTTTCTACTTTTTTACTTTCTACCCCTTATTTTTTCCTCCgtatattcatattcatatgattccttttcaaataatcctcaGGAAGTATACGCTAAAGAACTTGAAGACAACAAATCtgaacttcaaacaaaagtTGTCGAAATCTATGAAGCTTCTTCCACTGCTATCAAAGGACTTATCAAAGACCCAAAAGAATCATCCATTAAGAAGAACTCTGCCGCCGTTCAAAAATTCCTCGATGAACTTGAAAAAATaggtatatatttttaaaaaagcttgtttttttcaaataacccaattaggaaaattcttataattaatcatcttcaacagatttCCCTGGTTCAAAGACTATTCGTGAAGCATCATCTAAATTTGGACCGGCTTTGATTCCTGGACCGGTTATCTTCATCTTCGAGCAAGTTTCTACTTTTATCATCACCGAAGAACCACCGGCGGCGGCCGTCGTGGAGATTAAGGACAAAGAGGTGGCGATTGAGGCAgaggagaagaaggaagaagaaacgCCGGCGGCGCCGGCACCGGAGACGGTTGCTGAGGTGGAGCCGGCGAAGGTTGAAGCACCGGCGGAGGCAGCGCCGGCAGTCGTGGAGGAGACAATACCAGCTAAGCCTTGATGATGGGATATGGAATTTGTGATGATTGAAGCattaattt
Proteins encoded:
- the LOC124911927 gene encoding plasma membrane-associated cation-binding protein 1-like, with the translated sequence MGYWKTKVEPLLKKVFDKNTPKKLAASEAAKAFDDSKEVYAKELEDNKSELQTKVVEIYEASSTAIKGLIKDPKESSIKKNSAAVQKFLDELEKIDFPGSKTIREASSKFGPALIPGPVIFIFEQVSTFIITEEPPAAAVVEIKDKEVAIEAEEKKEEETPAAPAPETVAEVEPAKVEAPAEAAPAVVEETIPAKP